One window of the Cydia splendana chromosome 18, ilCydSple1.2, whole genome shotgun sequence genome contains the following:
- the LOC134799558 gene encoding RAB6A-GEF complex partner protein 2 has protein sequence MIELSAKLTTGTVYLAGEALECCITFCHTTQPEHRNSQSHSDILENLAWGSAQIHCFYSTSGSMAEKTPTVEKTTSLEVTSCDIGDVIFHTKPKILFCDLTIPLGETKTFWYRESLPIEAPPSYRGTTVKYSYKVTIATQKVGSHIKMVRIPFRVLPISPIMNMQDLAALCGNETTEELQPTNPFSEERKVETPLTMALQVLQNLTARRSPNSYMITNSRGKVGRFCLFKSAYKLGEDIVGTFDFSVGTVTCMQVSVSLQPEEIVKSSPAKANNNKETSSRSMTVARYHEVTLGLTHSELILPIPLHITPAFEVDEVTLKWRLHFEFVTTNEKLLPNPEDKDWNAPLNVPIETMVWNLPVKIYSTLPKQITQHVVGNDAYTMYIK, from the exons ATGATTGAGCTTTCAGCGAAGTTAACAACTGGCACAGTTTACTTAGCTGGTGAGGCCCTGGAGTGTTGTATCACATTTTGTCATACAACACAACCAGAACACAGAAATTCCCAAAGCCACAg tgatattttagAGAACTTAGCATGGGGTTCCGCACAGATCCACTGTTTCTATTCTACATCTGGGAGCATGGCTGAAAAAACACCTACTGTTGAGAAGACTACATCTTTGGAGGTGACTTCGTGTGACATTGGTGATGTGATATTTCATACTAAGCCAAAGATATTATTCTGCGACTTGACTATTCCTCTTGGGGAGACTAAAACAT tttGGTACAGAGAATCATTACCAATTGAAGCACCACCATCTTACCGTGGCACAACAGTGAAATACTCTTACAAAGTCACAATAGCCACTCAAAAAGTGGGCTCTCACATCAAAATGGTCCGGATACCTTTCCGAGTGTTACCTATTAGTCCAATAATGAACATGCAAGACCTTGCCGCGCTGTGTGGGAATGAGACAACTGAGGAGCTGCAGCCAACAAACCCATTCTCTGAAGAGAGGAAGGTTGAAACACCACTGACTATGGCTTTGCAAGTATTGCAG AATCTCACAGCACGGAGGAGTCCTAATTCATACATGATAACCAACTCTAGAGGTAAAGTGGGTCGATTCTGCCTATTCAAGTCTGCCTACAAGCTGGGTGAAGATATTGTTGGGACTTTTGATTTCTCAGTCGGAACTGTTACTTGTATGCAG GTATCAGTGTCTCTACAGCCTGAAGAAATAGTAAAATCGTCACCAGCTAAAGCTAATAATAACAAAGAAACTAGCAGCAGGTCAATGACCGTGGCAAGATATCATGAAGTTACTTTAGGTCTCACCCATTCAGAGTTAATATTACCCATTCCATTGCACATCACTCCTGCTTTCGAGGTTGATGAAG TAACACTAAAATGGCGTCTCCACTTCGAGTTTGTAACCACAAATGAAAAACTACTTCCTAATCCTGAAGATAAAGATTGGAATGCGCCCTTGAACGTGCCTATTGAAACTATGGTCTGGAATCTCCCTGTCAAGATATATTCTACTTTGCCCAAACAGATCACACAGCATGTGGTGGGCAATGATGCTTATACAATGTACATAAAATAa
- the LOC134799560 gene encoding DDB1- and CUL4-associated factor 5 codes for MANKANPLPYIKKREYGIVPDLKATLFENRLSAAKNLYRKDLKCHFGCVNAIEFSCNGEILVSGGDDRRVMLWQFGQAIVDRGQPEAMKSTHQSNIFCLGITDDSKKIYSGGNDDIVIVHDVESKRPVEVLSHQRAVCCLSIDPFNDRVVSTAGNDGRLLLFDTRQSVHESLVISRSRKPFHGVMFHPMQKDILVSANSRDGVALWDLKSPKRPLIRYSGNGNGPFQNCMSVRFNKAGTHVLALRRRLPPVLYALYEQEPRAEFYHQDYYNSCTMKSCSFAGEGDKYVLSGSDDFNLYLWKVPEPASEDVVVESPHIVLYGHRSIVNQVRFNPQYSLIASSGVEKIIKLWSTMEYPAMRGDLLESATGSDNPREIYGQDDYVTLMHLNGQYISHNYADQSTSEDPRMMAFFDSLVQRELECLGESSESSEAAHHTDSCEEETHLLADFLPLVLPPKIRISNSANRSQRGPNRLARLVASRYPKNSREVQKRGTVRRSKHLDRRALLSKFKMLPTRASAKGKQRSSGSSRRAPRGFENGPRSRLVRCARAGPAAAAAARRDPPSSEPDEDEPRPLYRATGRNLRPLRRRMNLSRASKRKTKATNTSYRKSVMNLRSSGFTHDSDNGIPLSSRADYLDGLDSMTLPSTSTGYRGENTSAMFRVAADSDDQSGSGSSSPASGCDRRPAHRVHGFDLDFTTPGPYGSYTRMEEYMAQYNGDETRDSLIVEPPESDSTPPPSETRHRRKGRRMARSLKRSDSSESPPPKDQAIVPDRLSKEYNNRTIARLMNETNESELESSCSTEESMWPAPGSLGTPDSGVGTAAGSTERRSQPAGDVSDDPDWQALKLRQRVKKARRNYRKHMESDSN; via the exons ATGGCGAATAAAGCTAACCCGTTACCATATATCAAGAAAAGGGAATATGGAATAGTGCCCGATCTTAAGGCTACGTTGTTTGAAAACAGGTTGAGTGCAGCGAAGAACCTGTATCGGAAGGATTTAAAGTGCCATTTTGGATGTGTAAATGCTATCGAGTTTTCTTGTAATGGCGAAATACTTGTATctg GTGGAGATGACAGGAGGGTGATGTTATGGCAATTTGGGCAGGCCATTGTGGATCGAGGCCAACCTGAGGCCATGAAGTCCACCCACCAGTCTAACATCTTTTGTCTTGGGATTACTGATGACTCGAAGAAGATTTACTCTGGAGGCAATGATGATATT GTAATTGTACATGATGTGGAGAGCAAGCGCCCAGTAGAAGTGTTAAGCCATCAGCGCGCCGTGTGCTGCCTCAGCATCGACCCGTTTAACGACCGTGTGGTCTCCACGGCGGGCAATGATGGCAGACTTCTGCTTTTCGATACTAGGCAGTCTGTTCATG AGTCCTTGGTGATATCGCGCAGCAGGAAACCCTTCCACGGAGTGATGTTCCACCCCATGCAGAAGGACATACTCGTGTCGGCAAACTCTAGGGATGGAGTCGCGCTCTGGGATCTCAAGTCACCTAAACG CCCGTTGATACGCTACTCAGGCAACGGCAACGGCCCTTTCCAAAACTGCATGTCGGTCCGCTTTAACAAAGCCGGTACGCATGTACTGGCGCTGCGGCGGCGGCTCCCGCCAGTGCTGTACGCGCTCTACGAGCAGGAGCCGCGTGCAGAGTTCTACCACCAG GACTACTACAACTCGTGCACCATGAAGAGCTGCAGTTTCGCCGGCGAGGGTGACAAATATGTGCTATCAGGGTCCGATGATTTTAACCTTTACTTGTGGAAAGTTCCTGAACCTGCAAGTGAAG aTGTGGTAGTGGAGAGTCCGCACATAGTGCTGTACGGTCACCGCTCGATCGTGAATCAAGTGCGTTTCAACCCGCAGTACTCTCTCATTGCCTCGTCTGGAGTCGAGAAAATCATCAAG CTGTGGTCGACGATGGAGTACCCGGCGATGCGCGGCGATTTGCTGGAGAGCGCCACTGGCTCGGACAATCCGCGGGAGATCTACGGCCAAGATGACTATGTGACGCTCATGCACCTCAATGGACAG TACATATCGCACAACTACGCGGACCAATCCACGAGCGAAGACCCGCGAATGATGGCATTCTTCGACTCGCTAGTGCAACGCGAGCTCGAGTGCCTCGGCGAGAGCTCCGAGTCTTCGGAAGCGGCGCATCACACTGATTCCTGTGAGGAAGAGACGCATCTACTAGCGGACTTCCTGCCGCTAGTGCTGCCGCCCAAGATACGGA taaGTAACAGCGCAAACCGCAGTCAAAGGGGTCCAAATAGGCTGGCGCGGTTGGTTGCGTCGCGCTATCCAAAGAATTCACGTGAAGTACAGAAAAGAGGCACAGTCAG ACGCAGCAAGCACCTGGACCGCCGGGCGTTGCTCAGCAAGTTCAAGATGCTGCCGACGCGCGCGAGCGCCAAGGGCAAGCAGAGGTCGAGCGGGTCGTCTCGACGCGCTCCGCGGGGATTTGAG AACGGGCCGCGGTCTCGCTTGGTGCGCTGCGCTCGCGCcgggccggcggcggcggcggcggcgcggcgcgaccCGCCCTCCAGCGAGCCTGACGAGGACGAGCCGCGCCCGCTCTACCGCGCCACCGGACGG AACCTCCGGCCGCTGCGCAGACGAATGAATCTGTCCAGAGCATCGAAAAGGAAAACTAAAGCGACCAATACTAGTTACAGAAAGTCTGTTATGAATTTAAGAAGCAGTG GATTCACCCATGATAGCGATAATGGCATTCCCCTTTCGAGTAGAGCTGATTATCTGGATGGCCTCGACTCGATGACGTTACCAAGCACAAGCACAG GTTACAGGGGCGAAAACACATCGGCGATGTTCAGAGTGGCGGCCGATTCCGACGACCAATCAGGCAGCGGGTCGTCGTCCCCCGCCAGCGGCTGCGATAGGCGGCCCGCACACCGCGTACACGGCTTCGACCTCGACTTCACCACCCCGGGACCCTACGGGTCGTACACGAGAATGGAGGAGTATATGGCGCAATACAACGGGGACGAAACGCGCGACTCGCTAATAGTGGAGCCCCCGGAGTCCGACTCCACCCCGCCACCTTCCGAAACCAGACACCGGAGAAAAGGGAGGAGAATGGCAAGGAGTTTGAAAAGGTCAGATTCCAGCGAATCGCCCCCGCCAAAAGACCAGGCGATCGTTCCCGATAGGTTATCTAAAGAGTATAATAACAGGACTATAGCGCGACTGATGAACGAGACGAACGAGAGTGAACTAGAGAGCAGTTGCAGCACCGAGGAGAGCATGTGGCCGGCGCCGGGCTCGCTGGGGACGCCGGACAGCGGCGTGGGCACGGCGGCCGGCAGCACGGAGCGGCGCTCGCAGCCCGCCGGCGACGTGTCCGACGACCCGGACTGGCAGGCGCTCAAGCTCCGGCAGCGAGTCAAAAAGGCGAGGCGCAACTATAGGAAACATATGGAGTCTGATTCTAATTAA
- the LOC134799561 gene encoding tubulin--tyrosine ligase-like protein 12 yields the protein MDGVSKYNTFIAMHKPQLVLSGVPEHFWPVLCKKLYDQIFDSGSTFQLVQIDYEDAEKKSYDPLWAVVALCDIERSHPSHIYLIDHAWTFKANNVQNCLRNVPGLLERMCFLMQIKCDSNEEKIEKVSENVWKYAHTYAIGGNEFSVEERVPLWYVLDELGSGITHSDNPNFRAVPFIFVPEQITFTLLFPIENVEEGDSITRNFVEGAYSDPLQREAMLIPWKHYDHFHDDFSQNEPGQNYFLEGHIVETLPNLELLKNVQHGDKLKVFSEYTFINQYLTDSAFEIVDNEDDADVLWYTTHFKSFKELSESFPSKFVNQFPFEYVLTVKDLLAIVSRRAAKKDSASKDKFDTQPAWLPTTFNMKTELSNLVAYYMQRKIAGLDNHWICKPYNLARGLDTYITDNLDFLCRLPLSGPKIAQKYLENPVLFERPEIGQVKFDIRYVVLLKSVNPTSVYVYSNFFLRFSNKSFALNNFEDYEQHFTVMNYNENATLHRMLCAEFKTAWASQYGNYNWDEVEQSIFKMFAELFAAATSKKAPCGIAESPQSRALYAADIMLSWETKGSEKDIQPKLLEMNWMPDCRRACEYYPDFYNDIFSVLFLNKEASTCIKIM from the coding sequence ATGGACGGAGTATCGAAGTATAACACATTCATAGCTATGCACAAACCTCAATTGGTTTTGTCTGGCGTTCCTGAGCACTTTTGGCCCGTTCTTTGCAAGAAGTTATACGATCAGATATTTGACTCCGGGTCCACATTCCAATTAGTACAAATCGATTACGAGGACGCTGAGAAGAAAAGCTATGATCCGCTCTGGGCCGTTGTAGCATTATGCGACATTGAACGTTCACACCCGTCTCATATTTACTTGATTGATCATGCCTGGACTTTTAAGGCAAACAATGTTCAAAATTGTCTAAGAAATGTACCTGGACTTTTGGAAAGGATGTGTTTTCTTATGCAAATAAAGTGTGATTCAAATGAAGAGAAGATTGAAAAAGTTTcagaaaatgtatggaaatacgCTCACACATATGCTATTGGAGGGAATGAGTTCTCGGTTGAAGAAAGGGTGCCTCTTTGGTATGTGTTAGACGAACTAGGATCTGGGATCACTCACTCGGACAACCCTAACTTTAGGGCTGTGccatttatatttgtaccggAGCAAATAACTTTCACTTTGCTCTTCCCTATTGAAAATGTGGAAGAAGGTGATTCTATTACAAGGAACTTTGTGGAGGGAGCATACTCTGATCCTCTGCAGAGAGAGGCAATGCTGATTCCTTGGAAACATTATGACCACTTTCATGATGATTTTTCTCAGAACGAGCCTGGGCAGAATTATTTTCTAGAAGGACATATTGTAGAGACTCTGCCTAATcttgaattattaaaaaatgtccAGCATGGGGATAAATTGAAGGTATTTTCAGAATACACATTTATAAATCAGTACTTGACAGACTCTGCATTTGAAATAGTTGACAATGAAGATGATGCTGATGTCCTGTGGTATACAACACATTTTAAAAGTTTCAAAGAATTAAGTGAATCATTTCCTTCAAAATTTGTTAATCAGtttccatttgaatatgttctAACAGTTAAAGATCTTTTGGCTATTGTTTCAAGAAGAGCAGCCAAGAAAGATTCAGCATCTAAAGACAAGTTTGACACACAGCCTGCGTGGTTGCCAACTACTTTTAACATGAAGACGGAATTATCAAACTTGGTTGCATATTACATGCAGAGAAAGATAGCAGGATTGGACAATCATTGGATTTGCAAACCATACAACCTTGCAAGGGGATTAGACACATACATAACTGATAATTTAGATTTCCTGTGCCGTTTACCTTTAAGTGGACCAAAGATTGCTCAGAAATATTTAGAAAACCCAGTACTGTTTGAAAGACCTGAGATTGGTCAAGTAAAGTTTGATATCAGATATGTTGTTCTGTTGAAATCAGTTAATCCTACAAGTGTCTATGTCTATAGCAACTTTTTCCTTAGATTTTCAAACAAGTCATTTGCTCTGAACAACTTTGAGGATTATGAGCAACACTTTACTGTAATGAACTACAATGAGAATGCAACTTTGCACAGAATGCTCTGTGCAGAATTCAAGACGGCTTGGGCTAGTCAATATGGTAATTATAACTGGGATGAAGTTGAACAATCAATATTTAAGATGTTTGCAGAATTATTTGCTGCAGCAACTAGTAAAAAAGCACCTTGTGGTATTGCAGAGAGTCCCCAGTCCAGGGCTCTGTATGCAGCTGACATAATGCTAAGTTGGGAGACTAAAGGGTCAGAAAAAGACATACAACCCAAATTGTTGGAAATGAATTGGATGCCGGACTGTCGCCGTGCCTGCGAGTACTATCCAGATTTCTACAATGACATTTTCTCTGTTTTGTTCTTGAACAAAGAAGCAAGCACATGCATTAAAATAATGTAA
- the LOC134799559 gene encoding RRP15-like protein, whose protein sequence is MVVAPEMSKPILKVSVSDDETSSDDQASEVSENEEGMEIKASGEESGNSASGEDNSDDEDAVMTNKGWGDSISKILSATKPKNKKTLVLSRAKKYSATENVEKEEKPAFEVIGETKEEKPVLKKEDPDTSESAPKKKKNEKPSIRVKPNILEKDRERLLNKIATKGVVQLFNAVRNQQKTLEKEMDRSDLSEAKKEKILKKFDKRAFLDTLMGQTKSVVVDQETKAPKNEVKSEEEKPRWNALRDDFMMGAKMKDWDKESVDE, encoded by the exons ATGGTGGTAGCTCCAGAAATGTCTAAGCCAATACTAAAAGTTTCAG TGTCCGACGATGAAACTTCAAGTGATGATCAAGCATCAGAAgtttctgagaatgaagagggGATGGAAATCAAAGCATCAGGTGAAGAAAGTGGGAACTCTGCTTCAGGAGAAGACAACAGTGACGATGAAGATGCTGTAATGACCAACAAAGGCTGGGGCGATTCCATATCAAAGATTCTCAGCGCCACAAAACCCAAAAATAAGAAAACTTTGGTATTGTCAAGGGCTAAGAAGTACTCTGCAACAGAAAATGTTGAAAAGGAAGAAAAACCGGCATTTGAAGTGATTGGGGAAACTAAAGAAGAAAAGCCAGTGCTAAAGAAAGAGGATCCAGACACTTCAGAATCAGCGCCTAAAAAGAAA AAAAATGAAAAGCCCTCAATAAGAGTAAAACCCAACATATTAGAAAAGGATAGAGAGAGGTTATTAAACAAGATTGCAACAAAAGGTGTTGTGCAGCTGTTTAATGCAGTCAGAAATCAGCAGAAGACATTAGAGAAGGAAATGGACAGGAGTGATCTATCTGAAGCTAAGAAGGAGAAAATCTTAAAGAAATTTGACAAAAGGGCATTCTTAGATACTCTCATGGGACAGACTAAATCAGTAGTTGTGGATCAGGAAACTAAAGCTCCAAAGAATGAAGTGAAGTCTGAGGAAGAGAAACCTAGATGGAATGCATTAAG agatgacTTCATGATGGGAGCCAAGATGAAAGACTGGGACAAAGAGTCAGTAGATGAATGA